The proteins below are encoded in one region of bacterium:
- the tsf gene encoding translation elongation factor Ts has protein sequence MAEAGITASLVNELRQETGAGMMDCKKALTESGGDKTKALEYLRKKGKAAAEKRADRSAEQGLVVIALSPDSRTGALVELNSESDFVAKNDMFRQLATNAAAVVLSWTDADGKSADELAAKPMADGTKIGDALSDLIGKIGEKLQIGRFARLQVADGVIGTYIHSDQKLGVMVALKGAKAANADDVTLGRDLAMQVAASAPTFVTRNEVPAEKIASETELEKERARAEGKPEAAVNKIAEGRVNKWFSEVALIEQPFVKDPKVIIRDLIAATSKKSGSPIEVTSFVRVRVGA, from the coding sequence GTGGCAGAAGCAGGAATTACCGCATCTCTGGTCAACGAACTGCGTCAGGAAACCGGCGCGGGCATGATGGATTGCAAGAAGGCGTTGACGGAGTCTGGCGGAGACAAAACCAAGGCTCTGGAATATCTGCGCAAGAAGGGCAAGGCTGCCGCTGAAAAGCGTGCCGACCGCTCTGCGGAGCAGGGACTTGTGGTGATCGCCCTTTCCCCCGATTCCCGCACGGGCGCCCTGGTGGAATTGAACAGCGAATCTGATTTTGTCGCCAAGAACGATATGTTCCGGCAACTCGCGACCAATGCGGCGGCCGTTGTGCTGTCGTGGACGGATGCCGATGGCAAGTCCGCCGATGAACTGGCGGCGAAGCCGATGGCTGACGGGACGAAGATCGGCGACGCGCTTTCCGACCTGATCGGCAAGATTGGCGAGAAACTGCAGATCGGACGTTTCGCCCGTTTGCAGGTGGCGGATGGCGTGATCGGCACCTACATCCACTCCGACCAGAAGTTGGGCGTGATGGTGGCGTTGAAGGGCGCGAAGGCCGCCAATGCCGATGACGTGACGCTGGGCCGTGATCTTGCCATGCAGGTAGCCGCTTCCGCACCAACGTTTGTGACGCGCAATGAAGTGCCCGCCGAGAAGATCGCGTCGGAGACCGAACTGGAAAAAGAGCGCGCGCGTGCCGAAGGCAAGCCGGAAGCCGCCGTGAACAAGATCGCCGAGGGCCGCGTCAACAAGTGGTTCTCGGAGGTCGCTCTGATCGAGCAACCGTTTGTGAAGGATCCCAAAGTGATCATCAGGGACCTCATTGCTGCCACGTCCAAGAAGTCCGGCAGTCCCATCGAGGTCACGTCGTTTGTGCGCGTCCGCGTGGGCGCGTAA
- the rpsB gene encoding 30S ribosomal protein S2 yields the protein MSRVTLQQLLLAGAHFGHLTRRWHPKMKPYILMQRNGIHLIDLRKTQECLDKACNAIREISSRGEQVLFVGTKAQARDIMLAEAKRAGVPYVNERWLGGALTNFQTIRQGIKTLNTLEKKMTDGTFEKISKKERLMIERRREKLLESIGGIRDMNRLPGAMFVVDVRREKIAVAEARRLGIPIFAITDTNVDPDLVDYPIPANDDAFKSIAVVTRAFTDAVAEGLGAYRATAHLHEAAQETSARDQEHREPRGRDGGGRPGGPGGPGGDRGGDPRRKRVRRPGEGGPSAGPSRPPQHGGEEKPQPAADVTPPSAPEAPRAETAGNSGEQA from the coding sequence ATGTCTCGAGTTACGCTGCAGCAACTGCTGCTCGCCGGCGCGCATTTTGGCCATTTGACCCGTCGCTGGCACCCCAAGATGAAGCCGTACATCCTCATGCAGAGGAACGGCATCCATCTGATCGACCTTCGCAAGACCCAGGAGTGCCTGGACAAGGCCTGTAACGCCATCCGAGAAATTTCTTCGCGTGGTGAACAGGTCTTATTTGTTGGTACCAAGGCGCAGGCGCGTGATATCATGCTGGCCGAGGCCAAGCGGGCGGGCGTTCCCTATGTGAACGAGCGCTGGCTGGGCGGCGCATTGACCAACTTCCAAACCATCCGCCAGGGCATCAAGACCCTGAACACGCTCGAGAAGAAGATGACGGATGGCACGTTCGAGAAGATTTCGAAGAAAGAACGCCTGATGATCGAACGCCGCCGTGAAAAGCTGCTCGAATCCATCGGCGGTATCCGTGATATGAACAGGCTGCCGGGCGCGATGTTCGTCGTCGACGTGCGCCGCGAGAAGATCGCGGTGGCTGAAGCTCGCCGGCTAGGTATTCCCATCTTTGCGATCACCGACACCAACGTAGACCCGGATCTGGTGGACTATCCGATCCCGGCCAACGATGACGCCTTCAAGTCCATCGCCGTCGTCACCCGCGCCTTCACGGACGCCGTTGCCGAAGGCCTCGGGGCTTATCGCGCCACGGCCCACTTGCATGAAGCCGCACAGGAGACCTCCGCGCGTGATCAGGAGCATCGCGAGCCGCGTGGCCGTGATGGCGGTGGCCGTCCCGGCGGTCCGGGCGGACCGGGTGGAGATCGTGGTGGCGATCCGCGACGCAAGAGAGTGCGTCGTCCCGGTGAAGGCGGCCCCAGCGCGGGACCGAGCAGACCGCCGCAACACGGCGGAGAAGAGAAGCCGCAACCTGCAGCCGATGTGACACCCCCCAGTGCCCCGGAAGCTCCGCGCGCGGAAACCGCCGGCAACAGCGGCGAACAGGCTTAA
- the rpsI gene encoding 30S ribosomal protein S9: MKATRYYATGRRKTAIARVWLSHGTGKVDVNGKDLLGYFRRDVLRMQIETPLKVTEHLDKLDIKATVCGGGLSGQAGAVRLGIARALVLMDETLKPVLRQNDLMTRDPRERERKKYGQPGARKRFQYSKR; this comes from the coding sequence ATGAAAGCAACACGATACTACGCTACCGGCCGCCGCAAGACTGCCATTGCCCGAGTCTGGCTCTCCCATGGAACCGGCAAGGTGGACGTTAACGGCAAGGATTTGCTGGGCTATTTCCGCCGCGATGTGCTGCGGATGCAAATTGAGACCCCGCTCAAAGTGACCGAGCATCTCGATAAGCTCGACATCAAAGCCACCGTCTGTGGCGGCGGTTTGAGCGGCCAGGCAGGCGCCGTGCGGCTGGGCATTGCCCGCGCGCTGGTGCTGATGGATGAGACGCTGAAGCCCGTGCTTCGCCAGAACGACCTGATGACTCGCGATCCGCGTGAGCGTGAGCGCAAGAAATACGGTCAGCCCGGCGCCCGCAAGCGGTTCCAGTACTCGAAGCGCTAA
- the rplM gene encoding 50S ribosomal protein L13, which produces MESYHAKAGEVERKWVIVDASNQVLGRLSTTIASILRGKNKPQFTPSTDVGDFVVVINAEKIRVTGSKASTKMYFHHTGHPQGKTWTSYESLKKKHPERIIELAVKGMMPRTRLGRKQLGKLRVYAGPVHPHTAQVPESLLAQSNS; this is translated from the coding sequence ATGGAAAGCTACCACGCGAAGGCCGGCGAGGTTGAACGGAAGTGGGTCATTGTAGACGCCTCGAACCAGGTGCTTGGCCGTCTGTCCACCACCATCGCCAGTATTCTCCGAGGCAAAAATAAGCCTCAGTTTACCCCCAGCACGGATGTGGGCGATTTTGTTGTCGTTATCAATGCCGAGAAGATCCGGGTAACCGGAAGCAAAGCCAGTACGAAGATGTACTTCCATCATACTGGCCATCCGCAGGGAAAAACCTGGACCTCGTACGAGTCCTTGAAGAAGAAGCATCCCGAACGGATCATCGAATTGGCTGTCAAGGGCATGATGCCTCGTACTCGTTTGGGGCGCAAGCAGCTTGGCAAACTTCGCGTGTACGCCGGTCCGGTGCATCCGCATACTGCTCAGGTACCGGAATCCCTTTTAGCTCAGTCAAACTCGTAA
- a CDS encoding DUF4931 domain-containing protein — MPELRHDPIQRQWVIIASERALRPSEFEVKVSQQPADFCPFCPCNEDKTPPEILAIRDGFSAPNSPGWSVRVVANKYPALRIEGNLERAADGLYDRMNGIGAHEIVIETPDHTRHMADQPPAHLAKVLRAMRDRLRDLMRDTRFQYIAMFRNYGENAGATLSHPHSQLIAMPIVPEVIETELQSARDHYMSRERCLFCDIIRQELEVGTRIVHDDGSYVVFAPYASRSPFELFLAPIRHQHDFSLVTDTELEGLASAIVKTLGRLRTALNDPPFNFVMHIAPNLRPHSVWSQKFPALAEGYHWHVEIIPRLTKSAGFEWGTGFHINPTPPEQAAEYLRSAILEG, encoded by the coding sequence ATGCCTGAACTCAGACATGATCCAATTCAGCGCCAATGGGTGATTATCGCCAGTGAACGCGCCCTTCGGCCATCGGAATTCGAGGTGAAGGTGTCGCAGCAGCCGGCGGACTTTTGCCCGTTCTGCCCCTGCAATGAGGACAAGACGCCTCCGGAGATTCTGGCGATTCGAGATGGTTTCAGCGCGCCCAATTCCCCCGGATGGTCGGTGCGTGTGGTGGCCAACAAGTACCCGGCGCTGCGGATCGAGGGAAATCTGGAGCGAGCAGCGGATGGCCTCTATGACCGCATGAACGGCATCGGCGCGCACGAAATCGTGATCGAGACGCCGGATCATACCCGCCACATGGCAGACCAGCCTCCCGCGCACCTTGCCAAGGTTTTACGCGCCATGCGCGACCGTCTGCGGGACCTGATGCGTGACACACGGTTCCAGTACATCGCCATGTTCCGCAATTACGGCGAGAATGCGGGGGCGACCCTGTCCCATCCGCACTCGCAACTGATTGCCATGCCCATCGTGCCCGAGGTCATCGAGACAGAACTGCAATCGGCGCGGGATCATTACATGAGCCGCGAGCGCTGCCTGTTTTGCGACATTATCCGGCAGGAACTGGAGGTTGGCACGCGGATCGTCCATGATGATGGATCGTATGTGGTCTTTGCTCCGTACGCCAGCCGGTCCCCCTTCGAGCTGTTTCTGGCTCCCATCCGCCATCAGCACGACTTTTCGCTGGTTACGGATACTGAACTGGAAGGCCTGGCAAGCGCCATTGTCAAGACCTTGGGCCGCTTGCGGACCGCTCTGAACGATCCACCGTTCAATTTTGTGATGCATATCGCGCCAAATCTGCGACCGCATTCGGTTTGGAGTCAGAAATTTCCGGCTCTTGCCGAGGGGTATCATTGGCACGTAGAGATCATCCCGCGCCTGACCAAATCAGCGGGATTTGAGTGGGGGACAGGGTTTCACATCAATCCGACGCCTCCAGAACAGGCCGCAGAATACCTGCGCAGTGCCATTCTGGAAGGGTAG
- a CDS encoding glycoside hydrolase family 57 protein, with protein sequence MTQRGERLPVLFLWHNHQPFYQSPEMERPVMPWVRLHAVRGYLDMLTAVRETGARVTSNFSPSLLEQIQFAAGEPVADEFERLSRTPVADLLEVEKRVILADFFSINWDVHVRPHPRYQQLLHKRGEHATDAALQQAMMEYTGQDYTDLIALFNLIWIGFAGRRDPVIADLLAKRKGYSHGDILTILDFHHRILSDLLPAYRELRDSGTIEISTSPYSHAILPLLCDSHVALADIQRQRLPRMEYRHPEDAERQLKLARAVQEDVWGEAPVGLWPSEGSVSDEALEIAARCGYRWAATDQAILERGERSRKDSISHFYSQAWERGPHGMRLYFRDRALSDAIGFRYSSMPAREAVREFVAHAERIESATRGDPARCLVIALDGENPWEHYADGGEKFLHTLYRELDSHPHLKTQTFGEHAQSPTRERVHHVHPGSWIDSDFHIWIGDPQKNEAWIELRRARHMLDELGAADERREECWKWMLRAQGSDWFWWYGEPFSSVYEHQFDALFRSYLKAVYQAAGRQYPPALDAPIKVSPRAERRLQPVFPVFPILDGRDTSYFEWANACKVDPRQYGATMGRAEHTMRALFYGFGKNELYFRFDPAATLRPQASSVLILHVLSEDRASLSIPLNEKQPLSKNDGFRWVSGRIVEVALAYERVGLQLGGECQFWVEIIDDNAVIEKLPPAGAYHFVVPTDEMIAANWMV encoded by the coding sequence GTGACGCAGCGGGGCGAACGCCTTCCTGTGCTGTTTCTTTGGCATAACCACCAGCCATTCTACCAGTCTCCTGAGATGGAGCGGCCGGTGATGCCCTGGGTGAGATTGCACGCGGTGCGCGGGTATCTCGACATGCTGACCGCGGTGCGGGAGACTGGCGCGCGCGTCACATCGAACTTTTCGCCGTCACTGCTCGAACAGATTCAGTTTGCGGCCGGCGAGCCTGTGGCAGACGAGTTCGAACGCCTCTCCCGAACTCCCGTCGCAGATCTCCTCGAGGTGGAAAAGCGGGTGATCCTTGCCGATTTCTTTTCCATCAACTGGGATGTGCACGTCCGGCCTCACCCACGTTATCAACAGTTGCTGCACAAGCGCGGCGAGCATGCGACAGACGCCGCACTTCAACAGGCGATGATGGAGTATACCGGACAGGATTATACGGACCTGATCGCGCTGTTCAACTTGATCTGGATCGGTTTTGCGGGACGGCGCGATCCGGTGATCGCGGATCTGCTGGCAAAACGCAAAGGATATTCCCATGGGGATATTCTTACGATTTTGGATTTTCATCACCGCATTTTGAGTGATTTGCTTCCGGCTTACCGTGAATTGCGGGACTCGGGAACCATCGAAATTTCCACGTCGCCCTATTCGCACGCCATCTTGCCGCTGTTATGCGACTCCCATGTGGCGCTGGCGGATATTCAGCGTCAACGGCTTCCACGGATGGAATACCGCCATCCGGAGGATGCCGAACGGCAGTTGAAACTTGCGCGGGCGGTGCAGGAAGATGTCTGGGGCGAAGCGCCTGTGGGGCTCTGGCCATCGGAAGGCTCTGTGAGTGATGAGGCGCTGGAAATTGCGGCTCGCTGCGGGTATCGCTGGGCGGCGACGGATCAGGCGATCCTGGAAAGGGGAGAGCGCAGCCGCAAGGATTCGATCTCGCATTTCTATTCTCAGGCATGGGAGCGGGGACCGCACGGGATGCGGTTGTATTTCCGCGACCGAGCGCTGTCCGATGCCATTGGCTTCCGCTATTCGAGCATGCCGGCGCGGGAGGCGGTCAGGGAGTTTGTCGCCCATGCCGAGCGGATCGAATCTGCAACCCGTGGCGACCCCGCGCGCTGCCTGGTTATCGCGCTGGACGGTGAGAATCCGTGGGAGCATTATGCGGATGGGGGCGAGAAGTTTCTGCATACACTGTACCGGGAATTGGATTCTCACCCGCATTTGAAGACCCAGACCTTTGGTGAGCACGCGCAATCGCCGACTCGCGAGCGCGTGCATCATGTGCATCCGGGATCGTGGATTGACTCGGACTTCCATATTTGGATCGGCGACCCGCAGAAGAATGAAGCGTGGATCGAATTGCGGCGGGCGCGGCACATGCTGGACGAACTCGGCGCTGCGGACGAGCGGCGCGAGGAGTGCTGGAAGTGGATGCTGCGCGCACAGGGTTCAGACTGGTTCTGGTGGTATGGCGAACCATTCAGCTCGGTCTACGAGCATCAGTTTGACGCGCTGTTCCGGTCCTATCTGAAGGCGGTATATCAGGCGGCAGGCCGACAGTATCCTCCTGCGCTGGATGCGCCGATCAAAGTTTCGCCGCGCGCGGAACGCCGGCTGCAACCGGTCTTCCCGGTTTTTCCGATTCTGGACGGCAGAGACACCTCTTATTTCGAGTGGGCCAATGCCTGCAAGGTAGATCCGCGCCAGTATGGGGCCACGATGGGACGAGCGGAACATACGATGCGGGCTCTGTTTTACGGTTTCGGCAAGAATGAGCTGTACTTCCGCTTCGATCCAGCCGCGACGCTGCGCCCACAAGCATCTTCGGTGCTGATCCTGCATGTGCTTTCCGAAGACCGTGCCAGCCTGTCGATTCCGCTGAACGAAAAGCAGCCCTTGAGCAAAAACGACGGCTTCCGCTGGGTATCGGGCCGCATTGTGGAGGTCGCGCTGGCTTATGAACGGGTCGGATTGCAGCTTGGCGGCGAGTGCCAGTTCTGGGTGGAAATCATTGATGACAACGCCGTGATCGAAAAGCTGCCCCCCGCCGGCGCGTACCATTTTGTGGTGCCGACGGATGAGATGATCGCAGCGAACTGGATGGTGTGA
- the glgC gene encoding glucose-1-phosphate adenylyltransferase, protein MNPVFANALTLIMAGGRGERLYPLTRDMAKPAVDFAGSYKIIDFTLSNCFNSGIRQVYLLTQYSNLTMNRHLKLGWDMLFRGELDEFIEALPPQHRMSEDWYHGTADSIYQNIELLERHKPEYVLILSGDHVYKMDYSKMLDYHVARGAEMTIAAVEVERSMAREMGVLGIDADNRVLEFVEKPQEPPTMPSDPKKSLVSMGVYVFTTAKLVRELIRDAKDTNSAHDFGRSIIPALVGRGEKVVVYPFRDEHHNRPAYWRDIGTLESYYAANLDLADPYPEINLYDPDWPIRTYFGQHPPARITDSSIELGLQGKVVDSLISSGCVISGGSVEKSVLSPEVRVHTGARVTESILLHGVDVGRKAVVHKALVCPGVRIPDGMTIGVDSESDRARFIVTPKGVTVVPGGFVW, encoded by the coding sequence ATGAATCCAGTTTTTGCGAACGCTCTTACGCTCATTATGGCTGGTGGACGCGGCGAACGGCTCTATCCGTTAACGCGCGACATGGCCAAGCCTGCCGTGGATTTCGCAGGCAGCTACAAAATTATCGATTTTACGCTGTCCAACTGCTTCAACAGCGGTATCCGTCAGGTCTATCTGCTCACGCAGTATTCCAACCTGACGATGAATCGTCACCTGAAGCTCGGCTGGGACATGCTGTTCCGCGGCGAACTGGATGAGTTCATCGAAGCTCTTCCTCCGCAGCACCGCATGTCCGAGGACTGGTATCACGGGACGGCGGATTCGATTTATCAGAATATCGAACTGCTGGAGCGGCACAAGCCGGAGTATGTGCTGATCCTCTCGGGTGATCACGTCTACAAGATGGATTACTCGAAGATGCTCGACTATCACGTGGCGCGCGGCGCGGAGATGACGATTGCCGCCGTGGAAGTCGAACGTTCAATGGCCCGCGAAATGGGTGTGCTGGGGATTGACGCGGACAACCGTGTGCTGGAATTTGTGGAGAAGCCGCAGGAGCCGCCCACGATGCCCAGCGATCCGAAGAAATCGCTGGTGTCCATGGGTGTGTATGTGTTTACGACGGCCAAACTGGTCCGCGAGCTGATCCGTGACGCCAAAGATACCAATTCGGCGCATGACTTCGGGCGGAGCATCATCCCCGCGCTGGTGGGGCGTGGAGAGAAGGTGGTCGTCTATCCGTTCCGCGATGAACATCACAACCGGCCCGCCTACTGGCGCGATATAGGAACCCTTGAGTCCTACTACGCTGCGAATCTCGATCTGGCGGACCCGTATCCCGAGATCAATTTATATGACCCCGACTGGCCGATCCGCACCTATTTCGGCCAGCATCCGCCGGCACGGATTACGGATTCGAGTATTGAACTCGGGCTGCAGGGCAAGGTCGTGGATTCGCTCATCAGTTCGGGGTGCGTGATCTCGGGTGGCAGCGTTGAAAAGAGCGTGCTGTCTCCGGAAGTTCGGGTACACACGGGCGCGCGAGTGACGGAGTCCATTCTCCTGCACGGCGTGGATGTGGGCCGGAAGGCTGTTGTCCACAAGGCCTTGGTGTGTCCGGGAGTGAGAATTCCGGATGGGATGACTATCGGTGTGGACAGCGAATCGGATCGTGCGCGGTTCATCGTGACCCCCAAGGGCGTGACGGTGGTTCCGGGAGGGTTTGTCTGGTGA
- a CDS encoding response regulator, which yields MSAKLLVADDEKNLRELYRMELEEEGYEVETAGNATEVLGKLETSDYDVIVLDIQMPGMSGIDLLQKIMARDKRQPVILNTAYPSYRDNFMTWPAEAYVVKSSDTTELKQAIKKVLAKRE from the coding sequence ATGAGCGCAAAGCTACTGGTCGCCGATGACGAGAAGAACCTCCGGGAGCTGTACCGGATGGAACTCGAGGAAGAGGGTTACGAGGTGGAAACGGCGGGAAACGCCACCGAAGTGCTGGGCAAACTTGAGACGAGCGATTACGACGTGATCGTGCTCGACATTCAGATGCCGGGCATGTCGGGAATCGATCTGTTGCAGAAGATCATGGCGCGCGACAAACGGCAGCCGGTGATTTTGAATACAGCCTATCCGTCCTATCGCGATAATTTTATGACGTGGCCGGCGGAGGCGTATGTGGTCAAGAGTTCCGATACGACAGAGTTGAAACAGGCCATCAAGAAAGTCCTTGCTAAGCGAGAATGA
- the nadC gene encoding carboxylating nicotinate-nucleotide diphosphorylase, whose protein sequence is MDLEHLIRVALNEDIAGNRDMTSDLFVGAEVTGTAWIEAREDAVVSGLPVVAAVFAEVDPGVKLQALVMDGARVVRLQRVMELSGPARSILKAERTALNFLTHLSGVATHTRRFVDVTAPWKTTILCTRKTLPGLRALEIAAVRHGGGDAYRTNLTDAVLLKDNHLGILGGMDGVRRCLEDMRRTDEHALSGLLADGKIEAGSLDELEKAVAMGWSHVLLDNFTPADVAEAVKRHGNAVYLEMSGGVNLSNAVDYASTGVHAISVGALTHSSKAVDFSLEVEWNVP, encoded by the coding sequence ATGGATCTGGAGCATCTTATCCGCGTCGCGCTGAACGAGGACATCGCGGGCAACCGGGATATGACCTCCGACCTGTTTGTCGGCGCGGAGGTCACAGGCACGGCGTGGATCGAGGCACGGGAAGATGCGGTGGTGTCGGGGTTGCCTGTCGTGGCTGCCGTGTTTGCCGAGGTTGACCCCGGGGTGAAGCTGCAGGCGCTGGTCATGGACGGCGCGCGCGTGGTACGGTTGCAGCGCGTCATGGAACTGTCCGGCCCGGCGCGGTCCATTCTGAAGGCCGAGCGCACCGCGCTGAATTTCTTGACGCATCTTTCCGGCGTGGCCACGCATACGCGCCGATTTGTGGATGTCACGGCGCCATGGAAGACCACCATCTTATGCACGCGTAAGACACTGCCCGGCCTGCGCGCGCTGGAGATCGCCGCCGTCCGCCACGGTGGAGGAGATGCGTACCGCACGAATCTGACGGACGCGGTGCTGCTCAAGGATAACCACTTGGGCATCCTTGGCGGCATGGACGGCGTCCGCAGATGTCTGGAAGACATGCGCCGCACGGACGAGCACGCGCTGAGCGGGTTGCTGGCGGATGGAAAGATCGAGGCGGGATCGCTCGACGAACTGGAAAAGGCGGTGGCGATGGGCTGGAGTCACGTGCTGTTGGACAACTTCACTCCGGCAGACGTGGCGGAAGCGGTGAAACGGCACGGAAACGCCGTGTATTTGGAAATGTCCGGCGGAGTGAACCTCTCAAACGCCGTGGATTATGCCTCCACGGGCGTGCACGCGATCTCGGTCGGAGCATTGACGCACTCGAGCAAGGCGGTTGACTTTTCATTAGAAGTGGAGTGGAACGTCCCATGA
- a CDS encoding UvrD-helicase domain-containing protein: MHQSLDKFVETLNAEQRNAVTAPEGPVLVLAGAGSGKTRVLTGRALYLIEHFHVAPHAILVMTFTNKAAGELQERLRTFIGGGEGVPWAGTFHGFCARLLRQYAAEANLPKDFSIYDSDDTEAVVAALLAEKRIAREEVTASTLRSWISLLKNGGVLTGKHRFHKLAHDLLPVYNERLRKAGAVDFDDLLQLPLDLFKARPEVLERVQRRYDHVLIDEFQDTNRPQYELALTLARPQDNLYVVGDDDQSIYGWRGADYRNVFAFQEDLKNVQVFRLEQNYRSTQQILNVANDVICVNRHREEKKLWTEKTDGEKVVMRQVARAMDEAHEVVGELHHLTRNGKYRWKDFAILFRTNALSRQFEEVLIGQAIPYTVVGGTRFYERKEIKDLLAYLRLMVNLDDEQAWKRALQFPPKGIGATTIQRLEEEARRASGSIGSIMMSLDQSENLTKLAKAKLAPAAELVDSLRQKIQSMDLVGKVETVLEASGLKEFYGEQETEDADERVANLTQLVEAARERMREHPGYDLTDFLSEVALVSDVDEYDKAAERVTLMTLHAAKGLEYSVVFVVGVEEKLLPHNRSLAAPAELEEERRLFYVGVTRARERLYLTYSQTRYLNGMLEWQEPSRFLRDIAPEHLRGWSLPGRSDRTTVSEDGIERWSPTDIPSRTKKNGATPAKPNVSLVPFQIGDVVEHPEFGIGVVTAKSGDMQDMKVRVAFEGMGSKLLAIKFAPLKKVN, translated from the coding sequence GTGCATCAATCCCTCGATAAATTTGTTGAAACACTAAACGCTGAGCAGCGTAACGCTGTAACGGCGCCGGAAGGCCCGGTGCTGGTTTTGGCCGGAGCAGGCTCCGGCAAGACCCGCGTCCTTACTGGCCGCGCACTTTACCTCATAGAACATTTTCATGTAGCCCCGCATGCCATTCTGGTGATGACCTTCACCAACAAGGCGGCGGGCGAATTGCAGGAACGCCTGCGTACGTTCATCGGTGGCGGCGAGGGCGTCCCGTGGGCCGGAACCTTCCATGGGTTCTGTGCGCGCCTGCTGCGTCAATACGCTGCCGAAGCGAACCTTCCGAAAGACTTTTCCATATATGATTCTGACGATACGGAAGCTGTCGTCGCCGCTCTGCTGGCGGAAAAACGCATTGCCCGCGAAGAGGTTACCGCATCCACGCTGCGGTCCTGGATCTCGCTGCTCAAGAACGGCGGCGTGCTGACCGGCAAACACCGCTTCCACAAACTGGCGCACGATCTGTTGCCGGTTTACAATGAGCGCCTGCGCAAGGCGGGCGCGGTGGACTTCGACGATCTGCTGCAGTTGCCGCTGGATCTTTTCAAGGCCCGTCCGGAGGTGCTGGAACGCGTGCAGCGGCGCTATGACCACGTGCTGATCGACGAGTTTCAGGACACCAACCGTCCGCAGTATGAACTGGCGTTGACTCTGGCGCGTCCGCAGGATAACCTGTACGTCGTGGGTGACGACGACCAGTCGATTTACGGCTGGCGCGGCGCGGACTATCGCAACGTATTCGCTTTTCAGGAGGACCTCAAGAACGTTCAGGTCTTCCGTCTGGAGCAGAACTACCGCTCGACGCAGCAGATTCTGAACGTGGCCAATGACGTCATTTGTGTCAATCGCCATCGCGAAGAGAAGAAACTGTGGACCGAGAAGACTGACGGCGAGAAGGTCGTCATGCGGCAGGTCGCGCGGGCTATGGACGAAGCGCATGAAGTGGTGGGGGAACTGCATCACCTGACGCGCAACGGAAAATACCGCTGGAAGGATTTTGCCATCCTGTTCCGTACCAATGCACTGTCCCGGCAGTTTGAAGAAGTGCTCATTGGGCAGGCGATTCCCTACACCGTGGTCGGCGGCACCCGGTTCTATGAGCGGAAGGAAATCAAAGACCTTCTGGCCTATCTGCGGCTGATGGTCAATCTGGACGACGAGCAGGCATGGAAGCGCGCACTGCAGTTTCCTCCGAAGGGAATCGGCGCGACGACCATACAGCGGCTTGAAGAAGAGGCGCGGCGCGCGAGCGGCAGTATCGGCAGCATTATGATGTCGCTGGATCAGTCGGAAAATCTGACAAAGCTTGCCAAGGCCAAATTGGCTCCGGCCGCAGAATTGGTTGACTCGCTGCGGCAGAAGATCCAGTCGATGGATCTGGTCGGGAAAGTGGAAACCGTGTTGGAAGCCAGCGGACTGAAAGAGTTCTACGGTGAGCAGGAGACGGAAGATGCGGATGAACGCGTTGCGAATCTCACCCAGCTTGTGGAAGCCGCGCGGGAGCGGATGCGCGAGCATCCGGGATATGACCTGACGGATTTCCTGAGTGAAGTCGCCCTCGTTTCCGACGTGGATGAATATGATAAGGCGGCGGAGCGCGTCACGCTGATGACCTTGCACGCGGCCAAGGGCCTCGAGTATTCGGTGGTGTTTGTTGTCGGAGTGGAAGAGAAACTGCTGCCGCACAACCGGAGTTTAGCTGCGCCTGCCGAACTGGAAGAGGAGCGCCGGCTGTTCTATGTGGGAGTTACGCGCGCCAGAGAACGGCTCTATCTCACCTATTCGCAGACCCGATATTTGAACGGCATGCTGGAATGGCAGGAACCGTCGCGGTTTTTGCGCGATATTGCGCCGGAACATTTGCGGGGTTGGTCGCTGCCGGGCCGCTCGGACCGTACAACGGTTTCCGAGGACGGAATCGAGCGCTGGAGCCCGACGGATATTCCGTCGCGCACCAAGAAAAACGGTGCCACACCTGCCAAGCCTAATGTCTCCCTCGTGCCTTTCCAGATTGGCGACGTGGTGGAGCACCCGGAGTTCGGCATCGGCGTCGTCACCGCGAAATCCGGCGACATGCAGGATATGAAGGTCCGCGTGGCGTTTGAAGGCATGGGATCGAAGCTTCTGGCTATCAAGTTCGCGCCTCTCAAGAAGGTAAACTGA